The genomic stretch GCCAATGACGAGGTGGAGCAGCGCGACGTGCAGCTTGGCGAACTCGACGGCGAGCTATCGCTGAAAGTTGGTGACGGCGGGAATCGGAAAGGCGGCATATCGTGGGGGTGCTTGACGCCTCCACTTCTCCACCGAAGGAGCGATATGCCGTGTCCAACGATAACATCATCAAGCTGATTCAGCCAGCAAACGTCGACGATCAACTCACGGAAATCTTGCGTACTGGGGCACGTGTTCTGTTGGCCCAGGCGGTCGAGGCCGAGGTCGCGGACTTTCTCGGCAAGCATGCCGATTTGAAGACCGCAGACGGCCACCAGCGGGTCGTGCGCCACGGTCACCTGCCGGAGCGCGAGGTGATGACCGGTATCGGTCCGGTCGCCGTCCGCCAGCCGCGTGTGCGCGATCGCGAGGCGGACGCTACCGACCCCGACCGCATCCGGTTCTCGCCCTCGATCCTGCCGCCCTATATGCGCCGCTCTAAATCGATCGAGACGCTGCTGCCGATCCTTTACCTGAAGGGTATCTCGACCGGCGACTTCTCCGAGGCGCTGGCAGCACTGCTCGGCAAGGATGCTGCCGGATTGTCGGCATCCGCCATCGGCCGCCTGAAGGACGGCTGGCTTGACGAACACACCGCGTGGCAGAGGCGCGATCTGTCGGCGAAACGTTACGTCTACATCTGGGCCGATGGCATCCATCTCCAGGCACGCCTCGAAGACGAAAAGCAGTGCATCCTGGTGCTGATCGGCGCGACGCCGGAAGGCCGCAAGGAACTGGTCGGCTTCACCGATGGCGCCCGCGAGAGCGCGCAGGACTGGCGCGATCTGCTGCTCGATCTGAAGCGGCGCGGGCTCGACGTGCCGCCGCGGCTTACCATCGCCGATGGCGCGCTCGGGTTCTGGAAGGCCGCCGGTGAGGTCTGGCCGAAAACGCGCGAGCAGCGCTGCTGGGTGCACAAGACCGCGAACGTACTCGCCAAGTTGCCGAAGAGCCAGCAGCCGAAGGCCAAACGCGCGTTGCAGGAGATCTGGATGGCCGAAACCAAGGCCGCCGCCGAGCTGGCGTTCGACGCCTTCATCGCGAGCTACACGCCCAAATACGAGAAGGCGGCCGACTGCCTGGGCAAGGATCGGGACACGCTACTGGCGTTCTACGACTTCCCGGCCGAGCACTGGAAACACCTG from Bradyrhizobium sp. Ash2021 encodes the following:
- a CDS encoding IS256 family transposase — translated: MSNDNIIKLIQPANVDDQLTEILRTGARVLLAQAVEAEVADFLGKHADLKTADGHQRVVRHGHLPEREVMTGIGPVAVRQPRVRDREADATDPDRIRFSPSILPPYMRRSKSIETLLPILYLKGISTGDFSEALAALLGKDAAGLSASAIGRLKDGWLDEHTAWQRRDLSAKRYVYIWADGIHLQARLEDEKQCILVLIGATPEGRKELVGFTDGARESAQDWRDLLLDLKRRGLDVPPRLTIADGALGFWKAAGEVWPKTREQRCWVHKTANVLAKLPKSQQPKAKRALQEIWMAETKAAAELAFDAFIASYTPKYEKAADCLGKDRDTLLAFYDFPAEHWKHLRTTNPIESTFATVRHRTIRSKGCLSNRTALAMVFKLLEAAQKSWRRLDGHNQLPKLVLGVTFNNGIEVIAKPADRQPITAAA